One window of the Megalops cyprinoides isolate fMegCyp1 chromosome 2, fMegCyp1.pri, whole genome shotgun sequence genome contains the following:
- the kank4 gene encoding KN motif and ankyrin repeat domain-containing protein 4, whose amino-acid sequence MMDKKNANGITSKATESGGQVRKQLPYSVETPYGFHLDLDFLKYVDDIEKGNTIKRVHIQRRNRGPKFSTLPRNFSLPGHAARAPPKDSWASTCTLGPRPKSRVMEVQQIFEIRACDSGSSGYPRAPGVGYKPPKAGEDAGIRAFDEQPLGLHVRPHLLRASSMPVTVMQRKSSDSAEDQGAQAAGDACKENGASENVFCSSDVDRRCSTPQDQVRLHQQFVMALQRIRELEDQVRTIPELQAQICTLQEEKEQLLLKLTSQPPPITQDGVQPAEVSTTGNASTDQQLVPSPVHETDQQSITQQQETEEQEETGKVTEQQLVAQEEGAESSVAQEPMEHEPRESPPAQESIEQEQEETTSAQETVKQEEAEESLSTQETVKQEEAEESPSTQETVKKEEVEESPSAQETVKKEEVEESPSTQETVKKEEVEESPSAQETVKKEEVEESPSAQETVKKEEVEESPSAQEIVKKEEVEESPSAQETVKKEEVEESPSAQETGKQEEVEESPSVQETVKKEEEEESPSAQETVKKVEVEESSSAQETGKQEEVEESPSAQETVKQEEVEESPSAQECVEQEATGSSTARESVEQETEAETPSAQELVKQEAEAADPSVEESVTQNDAAESSALETVKQDEEAESSEKESLKEVKQDEVTEGVSAQGSAKEDEAAEGPSAQEPAEQEAAEKPTAELQEEAAECSLQQASTQKEDAATSDSVQEVNVKPSSQQMSSPSENLTVKALQEKLMALEQKFSETSKELDKTNALLQEQMEENKLKDERIKQLTEEAVVSGKAGEEQVGQELGDLGDKKQYSNPTPPCHVSMSAETYSETKTLSHIEVVSTHQEVLMADSVHIIGNPQKCFTSSSTQTDLIEYQEVSVGMVEKYTEAEFATGVQAEESAPQEAPCSDDQEGTAEESEASVQPESSQGATSDSVEEAGSSEELGQPSQKDPEQEPHPSGSSEPMASHAAIGQYVTKIQGLLNEQWSSLGSGHPEVTSTLKQPASKFSSIQSQLVSSLNVLSSFYSSPGQKGGATRQTGLKSIMKKNDCAEKAGNGGAKKNLKFVGVNGGYETTSSEESSGEDNAEENSSEPEEKEQKEEKDDKEEGASTAVEEPAAEGAAAAGPEGDGDQTAQDTSAGLLEEQPGRETIPEDFMAACHYIKDRLPEVATPDKELREALTVLYQEWFRVSSQKESLVDTVTLYLKEVGAATPTLLRFIVNLADGNGNTALHYSVSHSNFPIVKLLLDTGLCEVDHQNKAGYTAIMLASLTAAESPEDMEVALQLLKGGNVNARATQAGQTALMLAASHGRTAMVRLLLSCDADLSVQDHDGSTALMCACEHGHAEIVRLLLERPDCDLSLTDREGHDALMVAMQASHSEIVDLLKAQTSEGASDTPKPL is encoded by the exons ATGATGGACAAGAAAAATG CAAATGGCATTACCTCAAAAGCCACTGAGAGTGGAGGTCAGGTCAGGAAGCAGCTGCCATACTCTGTGGAGACTCCCTATGGATTCCACCTGGACCTGGACTTTCTTAAATATGTTGATGACATCGAGAAGGGTAACACCATCAAGAGGGTTCACATCCAGCGGAGAAACAGGGGCCCTAAATTCAGCACACTGCCTCGTAACTTCAGCCTCCCTGGCCATGCCGCCAGGGCCCCCCCCAAGGACAGCTGGGCATCCACATGTACCCTTGGCCCCAGACCCAAGTCACGTGTCATGGAGGTCCAGCAGATCTTTGAGATTCGTGCCTGTGACAGTGGGTCTTCCGGTTACCCCAGGGCGCCTGGGGTTGGCTACAAACCCCCAAAAGCTGGGGAAGATGCTGGCATCAGGGCTTTTGATGAGCAGCCTCTGGGCCTTCACGTCAGGCCGCACCTGCTGAGAGCATCCAGCATGCCAGTCACAGTAATGCAGAGAAAGAGCTCTGATTCTGCGGAGGATCAAGGGGCCCAAGCCGCTGGGGACGCCTGCAAGGAGAATGGAGCCTCTGAAAATGTCTTCTGCTCCTCAGATGTGGACAGGAGGTGCAGCACCCCTCAGGATCAGGTGCGGCTGCACCAGCAGTTTGTCATGGCTCTGCAGAGAATCCGCGAGCTGGAGGACCAGGTTCGAACTATCCCAGAGCTGCAAGCCCAGATCTGCACACTGCAAGAGGAGAAAGAGCAGCTCCTTCTAAAGCTTACTTCCCAGCCTCCCCCCATCACGCAAGATGGTGTGCAGCCTGCAGAGGTATCCACGACTGGAAATGCAAGTACAGATCAGCAACTGGTGCCTTCACCCGTTCATGAGACTGACCAACAGAGTatcacacagcagcaggaaacAGAAGAGCAAGAAGAAACAGGCAAAGTCACAGAACAGCAATTAGTGGCACAAGAGGAAGGGGCAGAGAGTTCTGTAGCACAGGAACCAATGGAGCACGAACCAAGAGAGAGTCCACCTGCACAGGAATCAatagaacaagaacaagaagaaaCAACTTCAGCACAGGAAACAGTGAAGCAGGAGGAAGCAGAAGAGAGTCTGTCAACACAGGAAACAGTGAAGCAGGAAGAAGCAGAAGAGAGTCCGTCAACACAGGAAACAGTGAAGAAAGAGGAAGTAGAAGAGAGTCCTTCAGCACAGGAAACAGTGAAGAAAGAGGAAGTAGAAGAGAGTCCGTCAACACAGGAAACAGTGAAGAAAGAGGAAGTAGAAGAGAGTCCTTCAGCACAGGAAACAGTGAAGAAAGAGGAAGTAGAAGAGAGTCCTTCAGCACAGGAAACAGTGAAGAAAGAGGAAGTAGAAGAGAGTCCTTCAGCACAGGAAATAGTGAAGAAAGAGGAAGTAGAAGAGAGTCCTTCAGCACAGGAAACAGTGAAGAAAGAGGAAGTAGAAGAGAGTCCttcagcacaggaaacaggGAAGCAAGAGGAGGTAGAAGAGAGTCCTTCCGTACAGGAAACagtgaagaaagaggaagaagaagagagtCCTTCAGCACAGGAAACAGTGAAGAAAGTGGAAGTAGAAGAGAGTTCttcagcacaggaaacaggGAAGCAAGAGGAGGTAGAAGAGAGTCCTTCAGCACAGGAAACAGTGAAGCAAGAGGAGGTAGAAGAGAGTCCTTCAGCACAGGAGTGTGTAGAACAAGAAGCAACAGGCAGTTCTACAGCACGGGAATCTGTGGAACaagaaacagaagcagaaacTCCTTCGGCACAGGAGTTAGTAAAACAAGAGGCAGAAGCAGCGGATCCTTCCGTAGAGGAATCAGTGACGCAAAATGATGCAGCAGAAAGTTCAGCACTGGAAACAGTGAAACAAGATGAAGAAGCTGAAAGTTCAGAAAAGGAATCATTAAAGGAAGTGAAGCAAGATGAAGTAACAGAGGGTGTTTCAGCACAGGGATCAGCAAAGGAAGATGAAGCAGCAGAGGGCCCTTCAGCACAGGAACCAGCAGAACAAGAAGCAGCAGAAAAGCCTACAGCAGAATTGCAAGAGGAAGCAGCAGAGTGTTCCCTGCAACAGGCATCAACCCAAAAAGAAGATGCAGCAACGAGTGATTCAGTTCAGGAGGTAAATGTGAAGCCCTCATCCCAGCAGATGAGCAGTCCCTCAGAGAACCTCACTGTCAAAGCACTGCAGGAAAAGCTCATGGCTCTCGAGCAGAAGTTCAGTGAAACCAGCAAAGAGCTGGACAAGACTAATGCTCTACTGCAGGAGCAAATGGAGGAGAATAAGTTGAAGGATGAGAGAATAAAGCAGCTAACAGAAGAAGCAGTGGTCAGTGGAAAGGCAGGTGAAGAACAGGTAGGCCAGGAACTTGGTGATTTAGGAGACAAAAAGCAATACTCTAATCCTACACCACCCTGTCATGTGTCTATGAGCGCAGAGACATATTCAGAAACTAAAACTCTCTCCCACATAGAAGTAGTTTCTACTCATCAGGAAGTGCTAATGGCTGATTCAGTGCACATAATTGGCAACCCACAGAAATGTTTTACCAGTTCAAGTACTCAGACTGACCTCATAGAATATCAGGAGGTGTCAGTTGGTATGGTTGAGAAATACACGGAAGCTGAATTTGCTACGGGTGTCCAAGCTGAGGAGAGTGCTCCTCAGGAAGCACCCTGCAGCGATGACCAGGAGGGAACAGCAGAGGAATCAGAAGCATCAGTGCAACCCGAGAGCTCACAGGGTGCCACTTCAGACAGCGTGGAGGAGGCAGGCTCTTCAGAGGAGCTCGGGCAGCCCTCTCAGAAAGACCCAGAGCAAGAGCCTCATCCGTCTGGGTCAAGCGAGCCCATGGCCTCACACGCAGCCATCGGTCAGTATGTGACGAAAATCCAGGGCCTCCTGAATGAACAGTGGTCCTCTCTGGGAAGCGGGCACCCGGAGGTCACCAGCACGCTGAAGCAGCCGGCCTCCAAGTTCAGCTCCATCCAGTCTCAGCTGGTCAGCTCTCTCAATGTTCTATCCTCCTTCTACTCGTCGCCGGGGCAGAAAGGAGGGGCCACTCGACAAACAG gTCTCAAATCCATAATGAAGAAAAACGACTGTGCAGAGAAAGCAGGAAATGGGGGAGCCAAGAAGAACCTCAAGTTTGTCGGCGTGAACGGGGG ATACGAGACGACGTCCAGCGAGGAGTCCAGCGGGGAGGACAATGCCGAGGAGAACAGTTCGGAGCCCgaggagaaggagcagaaggaggagaaggacgACAAGGAGGAGGGAGCCAGCACCGCTGTAGAGGAGCCAGCGGCTGAGGGGGCTGCGGCAGCGGGGCCCGAGGGTGACGGTGACCAAACAGCCCAAGACACCAGCGCTGGTCTCCTGGAGGAGCAGCCAGGCAG GGAAACCATACCTGAGGACTTCATGGCAGCATGTCATTACATTAAAGACCGCCTACCAGAGGTGGCAACCCCTGACAAAGAATTG AGAGAGGCCCTGACGGTGCTGTACCAGGAGTGGTTCCGCGTGTCCAGCCAGAAGGAGTCGCTGGTGGACACGGTGACCCTGTACCTGAAGGAGGTGGGGGCCGCCACGCCCACACTCCTCCGCTTCATCGTCAACCTGGCCGACGGCAACGGCAACACCGCGCTGCACTACAGCGTGTCCCACTCCAACTTCCCCATCGTCAAGCTGCTCCTGGACACAG GGCTGTGTGAGGTGGACCACCAGAACAAGGCCGGCTACACAGCCATCATGCTGGCCTCGCTGACCGCTGCCGAATCCCCGGAGGACATGGAGGTggcactgcagctgctgaaagGGGGGAATGTCAACGCCCGGGCCACTCAG GCGGGGCAGACAGCGCTCATGTTGGCGGCGAGCCACGGGCGCACGGCCATGGTGCGTTTGCTGCTGTCGTGCGACGCCGACCTGAGCGTGCAGGACCACGACGGCTCCACGGCCCTGATGTGCGCGTGCGAGCACGGCCATGCCGAGATTGTGCGTCTGCTGCTGGAGAGGCCCGACTGCGACCTGAGCCTCACCGACAGG gAGGGCCACGACGCTCTGATGGTGGCTATGCAGGCATCCCACTCGGAGATAGTTGACCTTCTGAAGGCCCAAACAAGTGAAGGGGCCTCCGACACCCCCAAGCCCCTATGA